In Aegilops tauschii subsp. strangulata cultivar AL8/78 chromosome 3, Aet v6.0, whole genome shotgun sequence, one genomic interval encodes:
- the LOC109776953 gene encoding protein root UVB sensitive 5, with the protein MLTVGGRFQGGAPPWRRPRPRSRLASPPASSSGAGDSEKARPLLVERYRDGAAKRYMLDGDSKLQVQWEKHDESSTNTVEDENANSSIPRAVSDFVLPAGFPESVSDDYLQYMLLQFPTNVTGWICHTLVTSSLLKAVGVGSFTGTSAAAAAAAIRWVSKDGIGAFGRLLIGGRFGTLFDDDPKKWRMYADFIGSAGSIFDLTTPLYPGYFLPLASLGNLAKAVGRGFRDPSNRVIQNHFAKSGNLGEIAAKEEVWEVGAQLVGLSIGVLILDTPGIQSSYLTLTLTWLGVRLLHLWFRYQSLVVLKFRTVNLKRARILVRSHVANHTVPGYVACNEEENILTWERFLQPRISFGVPMERMLGGEESTHMDMVNMLLKLYKNEKYILCVEQLGLEEATYLVTFKEAATSMSVLRSLWQAHWLHQNRPKQDDVAAWLEESLSALEDGFADFIKQMEEAGWDQSQIFLKVPKEPVLVLEHLDQEV; encoded by the exons ATGCTCACCGTCGGCGGCCGCTTCCAGGGCGGAGCTCCCCCATGGCGACGGCCCCGGCCACGCTCGCGTCTGGCGTCTCCGCCGGCCTCCAGCAGCGGCGCCGGCGACTCCGA AAAGGCCAGACCTTTGCTCGTGGAGAGGTACCGGGACGGCGCCGCCAAGAG GTATATGTTGGACGGCGACTCTAAGCTGCAAGTTCAGTGGGAGAAGCATGATGAATCTTCAACGAACACTGTCGAAGATGAAAATGCAAATTCTTCGATTCCCCGGGCTGTTAGTGATTTTGTACTTCCAGCAGGTTTTCCAG AATCTGTTTCGGATGATTACCTGCAATACATGCTGTTGCAATTCCCCACAAACGTGACAGGATGGATCTGTCACACATTGGTTACATCAAGTCTTCTGAAG GCTGTAGGTGTTGGGTCCTTTACAGGAACTTCAGcagctgctgctgccgctgctatCAG ATGGGTATCAAAAGATGGCATAGGAGCTTTTGGACGTCTTCTTATTG GTGGACGATTTGGAACACTTTTTGATGATGACCCAAAGAAGTGGCGGATGTATGCTGATTTCATTGGGAGTGCTGGAAG CATCTTTGATCTCACCACTCCTCTCTATCCTGGTTACTTCCTTCCACTTGCATCATTGGGGAATCTTGCAAAG GCTGTAGGAAGAGGATTTAGAGATCCTTCCAATCGTGTTATCCAAAATCACTTCGCAAAATCGGGAAATCTAGGGGAGATTGCTGCAAAG GAGGAAGTATGGGAAGTAGGAGCTCAGCTGGTAGGCCTTTCTATTGGTGTACTTATTCTG GACACGCCAGGTATACAGTCTTCATATTTAACTCTTACTCTGACATGGCTGGGTGTTCGTCTTCTGCATCTTTGGTTTCGCTACCAGTCCCTAGTAGTTCTCAAGTTCCGCACA GTTAACCTAAAACGCGCTCGGATTCTTGTGAGGTCACATGTTGCAAATCATACAGTTCCTG GCTATGTTGCTTGCAATGAGGAAGAGAATATTTTAACATGGGAAAGATTCTTGCAACCTCGAATTTCTTTTGGTGTGCCCATGGAGAGGATGCTCGGTGGAGAGGAATCCACTCACATGGACATG GTGAATATGCTGCTGAAGCTATACAAGAATGAGAAGTACATCCTCTGTGTTGAGCAGCTTGGGTTAGAAGAGGCAACATACCTGGTTACATTCAAG GAGGCGGCAACAAGCATGTCGGTCCTAAGAAGCCTATGGCAAGCGCATTGGCTTCACCAAAATCGGCCGAAGCAGGACGACGTTGCCGCCTGGCTAGAAGAGAGCCTTTCTGCATTGGAGGATGGATTTGCTGACTTCATCAAACAGATGGAGGAAGCTGGCTGGGATCAAAGCCAAATCTTCTTAAAGGTGCCAAAAGAACCTGTCTTGGTGTTGGAACACCTTGACCAGGAGGTGTGA
- the LOC109776954 gene encoding DNA damage-binding protein 2 produces MAATARARFVHNRSRRRAADESSDEQQDASSSSSSDDDGGDEEEEEMEVEGSEEEEAVADEPAAREPPAAAGRGGRKGPITISLKKVCKVCKKTGHEAGFKGAVYIDCPMKPCFLCKMPGHTTLTCPHRVAMEHGVIPAPRRNTNTSLDYVFQSQVKGKISMVKPRFLVPNQLECGNIKFHQRRVTCLEFHPTKNNVLLSGDKKGLLGIWDYVKLHEKITYDSVHSCILNSMKFDTANDGVLYTASSDGTISSTDLDTGIGSPLLNLNPDGWSGPSTWRMIYGMDLNTEKGLLLVADSFGFLYLLDRRSKERIGQPILIHKKGSKVTGLHCNPAQPEVLLSSGNDHFARIWDTRKLDPKSALASLAHGRVVNSGYFSPRSGNKIMTTCQDNRIRVWDYIFGNLESPSREIVHSHDFNRHLTPFKAEWDPKDYSETVAVIGRYISENYNGVALHPIDFIDTSTGKLLAEVMDPDITTISPVNKLHPQDEILATGSSRSIFIWKPKSDIDPTEERTSQKVKEYVYGSGSRKKPNGKHDNSSDDDSDGGGGKSKKAKKTRFTHTAKGKGKSKA; encoded by the exons ATGGCCGCCACCGCCCGCGCCCGCTTCGTCCAcaaccgcagccgccgccgcgcgGCCGACGAGTCCTCCGACGAGCAGCAGGacgcctcctcctcgtcctcctctgacgacgacggcggcgacgaggaagaggaggagatggaggTCGAGGGTTCCGAAGAGGAGGAGGCGGTCGCCGACGAGCCAGCGGCCAGGGAGCCCCCCGCAGCAGCGGGGAGGGGCGGCAGGAAGGGCCCGATTACCATCAGCCTCAAGAAAGTCTGCAAG GTGTGCAAGAAGACGGGGCATGAGGCAGGGTTCAAGGGGGCGGTGTACATCGATTGCCCCATGAAGCCTTGCTTCCTATGCAAGATGCCAG GTCATACGACCTTGACTTGCCCACATAGGGTAGCGATGGAGCATGGTGTCATCCCAGCCCCTAGAAGGAACACAAACACTTCACTGGATTACGTCTTCCAGAGTCAAGTGAAAGGCAAGATCTCCATG GTTAAGCCTCGGTTTCTAGTACCTAACCAATTGGAGTGTGGTAACATAAAATTTCACCAAAGACGTGTGACCTGCTTGGAATTTCATCCAACTAAGAACAATGTGCTTTTATCAGGAGACAAG AAAGGGCTACTAGGCATTTGGGATTATGTTAAGTTGCATGAGAAGATTACTTATGATTCTGTGCACTCCTGCATTCTGAACAGTATGAA GTTCGACACCGCCAATGATGGAGTGCTATACACAGCTTCTTCTGATGGGACTATCAGCAGCACAGACTTAGACACTGGAATTGGTTCGCCCTTGTTAAATCTCAACCCAGATGGTTGGAGT GGTCCAAGCACTTGGCGCATGATATATGGGATGGACTTAAACACCGAGAAAGGTCTTCTTTTGGTGGCAGATAGTTTTGGGTTTCTTTACTT ATTGGATAGACGGTCGAAGGAAAGAATCGGGCAACCAATTCTTATACATAAAAAAGGTAGCAAGGTAACTGGCCTTCATTGCAACCCTGCACAACCTGAAGTTCTTCTGAGCAGCGGGAATGATCACTTT GCCCGTATTTGGGATACAAGGAAACTTGATCCCAAGTCCGCTCTTGCCAGCCTTGCTCATGGACGGGTTGTTAATTCAGGATATTTTTCTCCACGAAGTGGGAATAAGATCATGACAACATGTCAGGACAATCGAATTCGTGTTTGGGATTATATTTTTGGTAATCTGGAATCCCCAAGTAGAGAAATTGTTCACAGCCATGATTTCAATCGTCACCTGACTCCCTTCAAAGCAGAGTGGGATCCAAAG GATTACTCAGAAACAGTTGCAGTTATTGGTCGTTACATAAGTGAAAACTACAATGGGGTTGCTCTACATCCCATTGATTTCATAGACACCAGCACTGGGAAGCTTCTGGCCGAGGTGATGGACCCCGACATAACCACTATCAGCCCAGTGAACAAGCTACATCCTCAAGATGAAATCCTAGCTACAGGAAGCTCAAG GTCCATTTTCATTTGGAAACCAAAGAGTGACATCGATCCCACGGAGGAGAGGACCAGCCAGAAGGTCAAGGAATATGTATACGGGTCAGGTTCGCGGAAGAAACCAAATGGCAAGCACGACAACAGTAGTGATGACGACTCGGATGGTGGTGGTGGAAAGAGCAAGAAGGCGAAGAAGACCCGCTTCACTCATACGGCAAAGGGAAAGGGCAAATCCAAAGCTTGA